GATCTGTGCCGACTGTTCGAGGTTGCTGGAATCCTGGCGCAGGTAGAGCAAGACATCGACGTAATCCCCGGGGATCAGTTGCCCGGCCGCGCCGATCACTTCGTCGACCGCTACGGTGAGCGCGCGTTCATCGCTGTGAATCATGCGTGCCAGTGAGCCGCCGGCGGTGAAGCTTTCATCGTTCAGCCAGGTGCCGGCGCTGAGGTGCCGCCAGGGTGTGCGGCCGATGGCCTGATCGACATTGCTCAAGCTGCCAGCCGGTGCACTGCGCAGTTTTTCCACCGCTACATCGGCAGCGGTCAGCGCGGTAAAGGGTGGCACGTCGTGCAGCAGTACCACCACCGGTTGGCGGGCCTGGTCTTCGGCGATCGCGACAGTTTTTTCAACGGTGACCGCTGGGGCAACGGGGGCTTCGGCGACGGGTGCCGGTTGACGACTGAGCACCAGTCCCCAGTAACCGACAAAGATCGCTCCAAGCATAAGGATGGCTGCAAGGCCCATGGTGACGCGACTGTTCATGACGGCTCTCCCTTTCCTGCTGCACTACCCACCGCACTTGCTTACGAGAGAAGTTCCCAATCCGGCAGCTATGAACATGCAACTATTTCGCTATTTCCACGCTAGCTGATCCAAGCCAAAACGCCATTAGTGACAGGAAAATAACCCACTAAAGTATGAGTCTTGGCCAATTAACAGCAGCAATCGGCAACTTCGCGATGTGATTAATCCTTTGTGATTAATCCGTTCTTACAGTTGTTGGCTGAGGCTTTGTTGACAATGCTCAAATGGCACGGTGGAACCTTGCCGCTGTAGTGCGACATCGGCGCCAGAGGCGCGAAGGAGTGGATGTATGTTCCAGATGATTGTTGATTATTTGACGGCCAGAGTTCGTCTGTTAATTAGAAACGAGGAAGCAGCATCGGCGATCGAGTACGCGATTGTGGTGGCGATGGTTGCCGTGGTGGTTGTGGCATTTGTGACCCCACTTGGTAATCGGGTGCTGTTCTACTTCAACAACATCTTGACCGGACTGGGCGGCACTGCCGTGACCAGACCCTGACGACCGAGGAGAACTGCGATGCTCTTTGAGTACCTGATGATTCGTGCCCGCAGTTTCCTGGCCAATGAGGATGCAGCATCGGCCATCGAGTATGCGATTGTGGTGGCGATGGTGGCAGTGGTGGTCATCGTGTTCGTCACGCCGGTGGGTGGCCGTGTGCTGGTCATGTTCAATAACTTGCTGGTAGCGCTGGGCGGAACGGCTGTGTCGACCACGCCTGCACCGTCCTCCTGAGTTGAAACGAAGCTCAATGCCCGGCGAATGTCGGGCTACACTCGGGTTCACTTTCAGTTTTCAGGGATTGCCCATGAATGCTCCTTCGCTGCAGCGCCAACAGTTGCTTCTGGTTGACGATGAAGAGGACGCGTTGCTGGAGCTGGCGGAGTTGCTGGAGGGTGAGGGTTTTAGTTGTCATACGGCGACGTCGGTGAAGCTGGCGTTGCATCATTTGACTCGCCATCCCGATATCGCGTTGGTGATTACTGATTTGCGTATGCCGGAGGAGTCCGGGATGTCGTTGATCAAGCGCTTGCGTGAGCATACTTCGCGCCAGCATTTGCCGGTGATTGTGATGTCGGGGCATGCGGATATGGAAGACGTCAGTGATCTGTTGCGGTTGCAGGTGGTAGATCTGTTTCGCAAGCCGATTTATTACGTCAGGTTGTTGGAGACTCTGGATAATTTGTTTCCCAAGCCTCGGAGTAATGTGGCTGGGTGATTGGGGGGCATATCCGTTGCTGCGGGTGTGGCTGATTAGGGTTCCGCCCTTACGGCGGGTCACTTTTTCCAGACGCCGAAAAAGTAACCAAAAAGGCTTGCTCCTACGTGCGGCCCGCTCGCTGGGGCTCGGGGTTCCTTCGCTGCGGGATCGATCCGGGGGCAGCGCCTACGGTTTGCTTCGCTGCACCTCCTCTCGCTGTGTTTGGCTTCGCCAAACGGTCGCTACGCTCCCACGCCCGGATCAATCCCTCCACTCAGCCTTCCGACGTCGCCCGTGGATCAAGATCAAGAGCTGCAGCCGAGCTAACGCTCATCCTGTTGAG
This region of Pseudomonas sp. R84 genomic DNA includes:
- the cpaB gene encoding Flp pilus assembly protein CpaB, giving the protein MNSRVTMGLAAILMLGAIFVGYWGLVLSRQPAPVAEAPVAPAVTVEKTVAIAEDQARQPVVVLLHDVPPFTALTAADVAVEKLRSAPAGSLSNVDQAIGRTPWRHLSAGTWLNDESFTAGGSLARMIHSDERALTVAVDEVIGAAGQLIPGDYVDVLLYLRQDSSNLEQSAQIVLPAMRVLGVGDQYGLTNDGQPASPALSAEEKLKQDQRRIAARTVVLAVPEQLLSRLMLATQVGTLRLAVRSSEEQRLAKYWAGEDQSTAHLDSANRQLVQFTQLALSGAPKTPASAGSGSTPRPAVEIIRGNQITQQNP
- a CDS encoding Flp family type IVb pilin, which codes for MIVDYLTARVRLLIRNEEAASAIEYAIVVAMVAVVVVAFVTPLGNRVLFYFNNILTGLGGTAVTRP
- a CDS encoding Flp family type IVb pilin — translated: MLFEYLMIRARSFLANEDAASAIEYAIVVAMVAVVVIVFVTPVGGRVLVMFNNLLVALGGTAVSTTPAPSS
- a CDS encoding response regulator; the protein is MNAPSLQRQQLLLVDDEEDALLELAELLEGEGFSCHTATSVKLALHHLTRHPDIALVITDLRMPEESGMSLIKRLREHTSRQHLPVIVMSGHADMEDVSDLLRLQVVDLFRKPIYYVRLLETLDNLFPKPRSNVAG